In Ralstonia pseudosolanacearum, the DNA window AGGACAGGTTCTGCCCAGGCGCATCAGATAAGCGATGCGCCATGCCACGATCATGAACAGCGCCAGCGCGCGTTCGATGCGATCAACGGCCGAGAGCTGCAACGCTTGGACACGGCAGCCGTTCTTGAGCACGTGGAAGAACATCTCAATCTCCCATCTGGCCCGGTACCAGTCGATCAACTCCACCAGCTCGTCTGCGCCGGCCGGCACTCGATTGGTGAGCAAGCGCCATTCGACTGGCTTGACGCCTGCCGGCGGGGCGATTTCCTTGGCGATCACGCACGTCAGCGCAAGCCCGCACCGCAACGTCACCTGCTTCATACGCAACGCCTGTTTCACCGTGCGTGCCTTCTGCCCCTCACGGGCCGCCATGACGAACTCGATTTCGCCCACCGCCTCGGTCTTGAGCACTGTCGGCCAGAGCTTCTCGCCACCGTCCAGGCTGCGATTGTGCGTCGAGCGGATCAGCCAGTCCGCCGGTGTCCCAAGCTCGGCGGCTCGCTGCATCAGCGCCGTGATGTCCGCTTCCCGATCGGCCACGTACACCAGCCGCGTGCTCGGCAACTGCGAGGCGAGTTCGGCGACCCGCTCGTACCCCTCGATCCAGCGCGCGCTCTCCTTGATGCCGCCACGCTCGCCGTCGGCATCCTTGGGCTCGCGCGCCCACATCCAGGCATCCAGCACGCCCAGCCCCACGCGATCCGTGCTCACCGCATAGGTCGGATGCACATACATGCCGCGCCGCGCTTCGTAGTTCAGCGGTCCCAGACCGCTGGCCTCCTGGCCGTTGAAGTCCAGTTCGGTTGTGTCCGCAATGCACAGCACGACTTCGTGCTCACCCATGCGTTGCACCGTGCGCTCCCAATGCGGCTCCATGATGTCGCCCCACTCGAACGCCGGGTTCTCCATGAAACGAT includes these proteins:
- a CDS encoding IS4 family transposase — translated: MARESDGWAYKELEGVNLGDARRNERAKTLLTRFAEKPTESIPHACHGWSETIGAYRFMENPAFEWGDIMEPHWERTVQRMGEHEVVLCIADTTELDFNGQEASGLGPLNYEARRGMYVHPTYAVSTDRVGLGVLDAWMWAREPKDADGERGGIKESARWIEGYERVAELASQLPSTRLVYVADREADITALMQRAAELGTPADWLIRSTHNRSLDGGEKLWPTVLKTEAVGEIEFVMAAREGQKARTVKQALRMKQVTLRCGLALTCVIAKEIAPPAGVKPVEWRLLTNRVPAGADELVELIDWYRARWEIEMFFHVLKNGCRVQALQLSAVDRIERALALFMIVAWRIAYLMRLGRTCPDLDAALFFDPDEIHGAYLLMNKRRPKGAPTLNEVLRLVAQVGGFLARKGDGEPGAKTIWEGLQQVMTAAQTLRALRSEAD